A window from Schistosoma haematobium chromosome 3, whole genome shotgun sequence encodes these proteins:
- the HTRA2_1 gene encoding Serine protease htra2, mitochondrial (EggNog:ENOG41KOG2909~COG:C,K,O~MEROPS:MER0004093): protein MSQQFTRNSSRLLNKRFLWNVYAFQSFVTPQSNYSSNQSNRQNQHSDNHQTSLFFKSILLTTALAKICHDNEDSNDAQQKSHPVYSTPLVVKCAEIAKPMSKDRQAAIKALDVVADVAQDVQPAVVSITSTDKVFLSLQSRSTGSGFIVDHLGHVVTNAHVVGYRGDVMVHLCDGRSFPGKVLAVDVSSDLALIRLDVKKVVSENLPHLPMAINVQNIRPGQFVLALGSPLMLANSVTVGVVSAVDRDLGHSEGLKYIQTDAIITFGNSGGPLVNLYGEVIGVNAMVAGTGVGFAIPVDQVRKFIQLALKASSNTRSSSPVSSASPTDPYILADNPTNSESGTQRRYLGLVMRTLTPELAFELASRGGQHFVELNGVLIHAVLRNSPAQKAGLRAGDVIVAIDGLPITNAQQVYTATESREQLTITIVRQGKRITIDHIQTEKI from the exons ATGAGTCAG CAGTTTACAAGAAACTCTTCTCGTCTCTTGAATAAGAGATTTTTATGGAATGTATATGCATTCCAATCATTTGTTACACCACAAAGTAACTATTCATCAAATCAGTCGAATAGACAGAATCAACACAGTGATAATCATCAAACAAGTCTATTTTTCAAATCAATTTTGTTGACCACAGCTCTTGCAAAAATTTGTCACGACAATGAGGATTCAAATGATGCTCAACAAAAATCTCATCCTGTATATAGTACTCCATTAGTTGTAAAATGTGCAGAAATTGCAAAACCAATGTCTAAAGATAGACAAGCTGCAATTAAAGCTCTAGACGTGGTTGCCGATGTTGCTCAAGATGTTCAACCAGCAGTTGTTTCAATCACTAGTACCGA TAAAGTTTTTCTTTCACTTCAATCACGTTCAACTGGTTCAGGTTTTATTGTAGATCATTTAGGTCATGTAGTCACAAATGCTCATGTAGTTGGTTATCGCGGCGATGTTATGGTTCATTTATGTGATGGACGTTCATTTCCTGGAAAAGTTCTAGCAGTTGATGTCTCTTCTGATTTGGCACTTATTcga TTAGACGTGAAGAAAGTCGTTTCAGAAAATCTTCCACATCTACCTATGGCTATTAATGTACAAAATATTCGTCCAGGTCAATTTGTATTGGCTTTAGGTAGTCCTTTGATGTTGGCCAACAGTGTTACAGTGGGTGTAGTGTCTGCAGTAGATAGAGACTTAGGTCATTCCGAAGGTCTCAAATATATCCAAACAGATGCTATAATAACA TTTGGAAATTCCGGTGGTCCATTGGTGAATTTATATGGTGAAGTTATTGGGGTTAACGCTATGGTGGCTGGTACAGGAGTGGGATTTGCCATACCTGTTGATCAAGTTCGAAAATTCATACAGTTAGCACTAAAAGCATCCTCAAATACTCGAAGCTCTTCCCCAGTATCGTCAGCATCGCCTACTGATCCATATATTTTAGCAGACAATCCAACCAATTCCGAAAGCGGAACTCAACGTCGATACTTAGGCCTAGTTATGCGAACGCTTACTCCAGAACTGGCTTTCGAATTGGCATCTCGGGGTGGACAACATTTTGTAGAGTTGAATGGTGTTCTGATTCATGCTGTATTGAGAAACTCCCCTGCCCAAAA GGCAGGACTAAGAGCTGGAGATGTAATTGTTGCCATTGATGGTCTACCTATAACGAATGCTCAACAAGTTTACACTGCAACTGAAAGCCGAGAACAACTGACAATCACTATCGTCAGACAAGGAAAACGAATAACCATAGATCATATTCAGACGGAAAAAATTTAG
- the HTRA2_2 gene encoding Serine protease htra2, mitochondrial, variant 2 (EggNog:ENOG41033K2~COG:C), whose protein sequence is MTEFWIISVPGERDPNQVYQRLQTTLSKYKDICSQINKFNIPPDFKVGTLDILVGLSDELSKLDVYAESITKKVAQYMGDVLEEQKHKLEDNLTVNGLSPAAFLTKFQWDYAKYPVKQTLSSLYAIISEQLTKIDSDLKAKSQSYNTLKGCLQNLERKQTGSLLTRELGDIVKREQFIVDSEYLTTLVVVVPKNMYNDWKSNYERMTDMVVPKSSELIFEDQDNGLWTVTLFKKMTDDFKTQAREFRFVVRDFTYDEKKIEESRNELSKLESDKKRQFAPLFRWLKVNFGEAFSAMVHIKALRVFVESVLRYGLPVDFQAILLEPNKKQQKKLRDILKQLYNHLDGSSSSSVLDEDMNVGSFGASSDYFPYVSFKVELNMIDVR, encoded by the exons ATGACGGAGTTCTGGATAATATCTGTACCTGGGGAGCGGGATCCAAATCAGGTGTATCAGCGTCTTCAAACCACATTGTCTAAATATAAGGATATCTGCTCGCAGATCAACAAATTCAATATTCCTCCTGACTTCAAG GTGGGAACGCTGGATATTCTAGTGGGTCTTTCTGATGAGCTGTCAAAATTAGATGTGTATGCTGAGAG TATTACCAAGAAAGTTGCCCAGTACATGGGCGATGTACTCGAAGAACAAAAACACAAGTTGGAAGACAACTTGACGGTAAATGGAC TTTCTCCTGCCGCGTTCCTCACCAAATTCCAGTGGGATTATGCTAAATATCCAGTCAAACAAACGTTAAGTTCACTATATGCTATTATTTCAGAG CAACTTACTAAAATAGATTCTGATTTAAAAGCAAAGTCTCAGTCATATAATACCTTAAAAGGTTGTCTTCAAAATCTAGAACGAAAGCAGAC GGGTAGTCTCTTAACACGCGAGCTTGGAGATATTGTAAAGCGAGAACAATTTATTGTTGATTCGGAATACCTAACTACTCTAGTTGTTGTTGTTCCAAA gAATATGTATAATGATTGGAAATCTAATTATGAAAGAATGACAGATATGGTCGTTCCTAAATCGTCTGA ACTTATTTTTGAAGATCAAGATAATGGCCTGTGGACTGTTACGCTCTTCAAAAAAATGACGGATGATTTTAAAACTCAGGCTCGTGAATTTAG GTTTGTTGTACGTGATTTTACTTATGATGAGAAGAAAATTGAGGAAAGTAGAAATGAGCTGTCGAAACTTGAGTCCGATAAAAAAAGACAGTTT GCACCTCTGTTTCGTTGGTTGAAAGTTAATTTTGGTGAGGCTTTTTCTGCTATGGTTCATATTAAAGCCCTCCGggtatttgttgagtcagtttTAAG ATATGGATTGCCGGTTGACTTTCAAGCGATACTCCTTGAGCCAAACAAAAAGCAGCAAAAGAAACTAAGAGATATACTGAAACAACTTTACAACCATCTGGATGGATCGTCTTCAAGCTCCGTCTTAGAT GAAGATATGAATGTTGGGAGTTTCGGGGCTTCATCGGACTATTTTCCTTATGTTTCATTTAAAGTCGAGCTAAATATGATAGATGTGCGTTGA
- the HTRA2_2 gene encoding Serine protease htra2, mitochondrial (EggNog:ENOG41KOG2909~COG:C,K,O), producing the protein MCMLRGNCLIGSNSSSSITKKVAQYMGDVLEEQKHKLEDNLTVNGLSPAAFLTKFQWDYAKYPVKQTLSSLYAIISEQLTKIDSDLKAKSQSYNTLKGCLQNLERKQTGSLLTRELGDIVKREQFIVDSEYLTTLVVVVPKNMYNDWKSNYERMTDMVVPKSSE; encoded by the exons ATGTGTATGCTGAGAGGTAATTGTCTAATAGGTTCAAATAGCAGCTCAAGTATTACCAAGAAAGTTGCCCAGTACATGGGCGATGTACTCGAAGAACAAAAACACAAGTTGGAAGACAACTTGACGGTAAATGGAC TTTCTCCTGCCGCGTTCCTCACCAAATTCCAGTGGGATTATGCTAAATATCCAGTCAAACAAACGTTAAGTTCACTATATGCTATTATTTCAGAG CAACTTACTAAAATAGATTCTGATTTAAAAGCAAAGTCTCAGTCATATAATACCTTAAAAGGTTGTCTTCAAAATCTAGAACGAAAGCAGAC GGGTAGTCTCTTAACACGCGAGCTTGGAGATATTGTAAAGCGAGAACAATTTATTGTTGATTCGGAATACCTAACTACTCTAGTTGTTGTTGTTCCAAA gAATATGTATAATGATTGGAAATCTAATTATGAAAGAATGACAGATATGGTCGTTCCTAAATCGTCTGAGTAA
- the HTRA2_3 gene encoding Serine protease htra2, mitochondrial, variant 3 (EggNog:ENOG41KOG2909~COG:C,K,O) produces MAFYSESSMREMREAAANEIRRAILNRIPDCLRNCVNKEFMPNGGSSLFSHGCSNNSLSNNISNNPLVNNNHLSLGAASGLENAARGLHPAAAAAAFGLSAGLFSSAAGGGCGLGVGANSLPFPANLIGGSGIGLSNAGGGGILTNSGGPTTIPALPPPPAVAAAAAAHLAGLPPVSAYANFFPPGLAAGLGLPLPPPHAASLAGVTGSLGGTTTGSSTSATSGNCTNNSTSGSGGQTVSSPSPATSGCIPGVSSSTFDSVHARLAAAASLVASGLNPR; encoded by the exons ATGGCATTTTACAGTGAATCAAGTATGCGTGAAATGCGCGAGGCAGCTGCAAATGAAATCCGAAGAGCTATTTTAAATCGCATACCAGACTGTCTTCGAAACTGCGTCAACAAAGAATTTATGCCCAATGGTGGTTCGTCATTATTTTCTCACGGTTGTTCCAACAATAGTCTATCCAATAATATCAGTAATAATCCCCTGGTTAATAACAATCATCTGTCTCTTGGAGCAG CTTCAGGATTAGAAAACGCCGCACGTGGTTTGCATCCAGCAGCTGCAGCTGCAGCGTTCGGTCTCTCAGCAGGTCTTTTCTCTTCTGCCGCGGGTGGAGGTTGTGGTCTTGGGGTAGGTGCTAACAGTCTCCCCTTCCCTGCTAACCTAATTGGTGGATCAGGGATAGGTCTGTCAAATGCCGGTGGTGGAGGTATTCTCACCAACAGTGGTGGTCCAACAACAATCCCAGCCCTCCCTCCCCCTCCTGCCGTTGCCGCGGCCGCCGCAGCCCATCTAGCTGGCCTTCCTCCTGTCTCAGCGTACGCCAACTTCTTTCCTCCCGGATTAGCCGCTGGTTTAGGCCTTCCTCTCCCTCCTCCTCACGCTGCATCTTTGGCTGGCGTAACCGGATCCTTAGGAGGTACAACGACTGGGTCTTCAACGAGTGCAACCTCAGGCAATTGTACTAATAATTCTACTTCAGGCTCAGGAGGCCAGACAGTCAGTTCCCCCTCACCTGCAACCAGCGGTTGTATCCCTGGTGTATCCAGCAGTACTTTCGATAGCGTACATGCCAGGCTTGCCGCCGCCGCCAGTCTTGTTGCTTCGGGTCTAAATCCGAGGTAA